From Xyrauchen texanus isolate HMW12.3.18 chromosome 36, RBS_HiC_50CHRs, whole genome shotgun sequence, one genomic window encodes:
- the sst1.2 gene encoding somatostatin 1.2: protein MRLCELHCYLALLGLSLVLCDRGADSQLEPDMDFRHRRLLQRARAIGLATQDWTKKDIEELLSQLSLPEIEARENGVSTTGGNDDLHLELERSAENTNQLYPRERKAGCKNFYWKGFTSC, encoded by the exons ATGAGACTGTGTGAGCTTCATTGTTATTTGGCCCTGTTGGGTCTGTCTCTTGTGCTATGTGACCGCGGTGCTGACTCACAACTAGAACCGGACATGGACTTCCGCCATCGTAGACTTTTGCAGAGAGCACGTGCAATTGGTTTGGCTACACAG GACTGGACTAAGAAAGACATAGAGGAGCTGCTTTCCCAGCTGTCTTTGCCTGAGATAGAGGCTCGTGAGAATGGTGTTTCTACGACAGGTGGGAATGATGATCTGCATTTGGAGCTAGAGCGTTCCGCAGAGAACACGAATCAGCTCTACCCTCGAGAACGCAAAGCTGGATGCAAAAACTTCTACTGGAAGGGCTTCACTTCCTGCTGA